One Aspergillus oryzae RIB40 DNA, chromosome 2 genomic window carries:
- a CDS encoding uncharacterized protein (predicted protein): MSTYEVEHNTTDPGTATPSTHRRRPDLSTFFATLSEISPDEARTREHAVPVPRDVSAAFYSLAEAFDLMRREGDHSVPTSGEGDNDLLTQMIQSLLSSAETPPREVEGVSEEFCDVLDRVPKASLKPSQSCPICGNAFLEDQYPLVVRLPCHSTHLFDLECVRPWLRLRGTCPLDRTDFAKQEREKAEARRKKPVEDDEEEWDGWGVWGCWGFLILGRILS; the protein is encoded by the exons ATGTCCACCTACGAAG TCGAACACAATACAACAGACCCGGGCACAGCAACGCCCTCAAcccaccgccgccgccccgacctctccaccttcttcgCGACCCTCTCCGAAATAAGCCCCGACGAAGCCCGCACAAGAGAACATGCCGTCCCCGTCCCGCGCGACGTGAGCGCAGCCTTCTATTCCCTCGCCGAAGCTTTCGACCTGATGCGCCGCGAGGGCGATCACAGCGTACCCACCTCCGGCGAAGGCGATAATGACCTCCTGACGCAGATGATTCAGAGCTTGCTGAGCTCAGCCGAGACGCCCCCGCGGGAGGTCGAGGGTGTTAGTGAGGAGTTTTGCGATG TTCTCGACCGTGTGCCCAAGGCGTCATTGAAGCCGTCGCAGAGTTGTCCGATTTGCGGGAATGCGTTTTTGGAGGATCAGTATCCGCTTGTGGTGCGGTTGCCTTGCCATTCGACGCATCTTTTTGATCTGGAGTGCGTGCGGCCgtggttgaggttgagggggACGTGTCCGCTTGATCGGACGGATTTTGCGAAGcaagagagggagaaggctgaggctaggaggaagaagccggttgaggatgatgaggaagagtgGGATG GCTGGGGAGTTTGGGGGTGCTGGGGTTTTTTGATATTGGGGAGAATATTATCATGA
- a CDS encoding uncharacterized protein (predicted protein) encodes MESAGPEPEKFTFQCGVSVFPAQFVILSQRLLSHSVCPVKMADRNSADIKPKCTPAELMLKVILTGTLSHYETRGMIDDKRLEHMLSAGKQILYKTHQESDVR; translated from the exons ATGGAGTCGGCGGGACCGGAGCCGGAAAAATTCACTTTTCAATGCGGCGTTTCTGTCTTCCCCGCCCAATTTGTTATCCTAAGTCAACGACTTTTGTCGCATAGTGTTT GTCCTGTCAAGATGGCTGACCGGAATTCTGCGGACATAAAGCCAAAATGTACCCCAGCCGAGCTCATGCTGAAGGTCATCCTGACGGGAACATTAAGTCACTATGAGACTCGCGGGATGATTGACGATAAACGCCTCGAGCATATGTTATCTGCCGGGAAGCAGATCTTGTACAAGACACACCAGGAGAGCGATGTTAGGTAG
- a CDS encoding Ataxin-10 homo-association domain-containing protein (predicted protein): protein MAAEKGFDQRILALVDTCVRVTARGFDGETNARNEERWQKVVNLYKRLLITCLQFLHNFIMHNEQRKMVLWLDLFGYHSTGDSNIIQPREPLDPASGQPEGAAPIVKTGERIVNPPIRALYDQTAEDLLLETISNFPREPATIKEEAAMLLLANIKDHMEKLLGRDLTAIQEMGKDPEQVKEIRAALTAILGAKVDGFSDLQDRAKDLPPALPEDEPPRKKAILTIDRSTTAGFPRICWADLPDLNAYGALAAGDATIMEEDTSMPRSAQSAAETLQEAKDELMARLQESSQIGGDGDQDYDTGDAGTVGDDDSRSLEAVADGSMEEEEEEDDEDDDDYRGRPGDQQRGLLTDIPLVLGPAEIEALPMIIQAGIVDSFGLKGGERTGSRNMQALRCHILLTQETGRNLLRELLIFIAAWDLPDDELYFKMMVQIMDAVLRNGLMSHAYSDFGQTKDIISPAQAVVVKILTHIFRAKYSPASVTGSTQANTTKNPAPLSRVDILTVRYIFTIFRGNIIPETCALIYLQGQIRAGRALPEDFPLNLWDMERVYEGVYQFLEFFAVLTENNDWKNLLVKWEIVYDLVTLIKELEASIPKGQLSQLSLGPRSPSKESQPNTIPGPVAVERPYDPSDPDPVDGGAPSRAESPPITEDPSEFEWRNLKKLVVLVLSSLVWKCPEVQDQIRRHGGVETILSCTNFDAHNPYIKEHAVMCLKFLLEGNRENQKLVEELEAREVVKDENGLLERSGFEAVIDKTGKLAIRPKDGTGEKR, encoded by the coding sequence ATGGCGGCGGAAAAAGGCTTCGATCAAAGGATTCTAGCATTGGTAGACACGTGTGTTAGAGTGACTGCCCGCGGGTTCGACGGTGAAACGAATGCAAGGAATGAAGAGCGCTGGCAGAAAGTGGTCAATCTCTACAAGCGCTTGTTGATCACATGTCTTCAATTCCTGCACAACTTTATCATGCACAATGAACAACGAAAAATGGTACTCTGGTTGGATCTTTTCGGATACCACTCCACTGGAGATTCGAATATCATTCAACCTAGAGAGCCGCTAGACCCGGCCAGTGGTCAGCCTGAGGGAGCGGCGCCAATTGTCAAGACTGGTGAGAGAATAGTGAATCCCCCTATTAGGGCTCTTTACGACCAGACGGCAGAAGACTTGCTCCTGGAGACTATCTCTAACTTCCCGAGAGAGCCAGCGAcgatcaaagaagaagcagcaatGTTACTTCTCGCAAACATTAAAGACCACAtggagaagcttcttggGCGTGACCTAACAGCAATTCAAGAAATGGGCAAGGATCCGGAGCAAGTCAAAGAGATCCGTGCTGCTCTTACGGCGATACTAGGTGCAAAGGTTGACGGATTCTCGGACCTTCAAGACAGAGCTAAAGATCTGCCACCCGCCCTTCCCGAAGACGAGCCGCCGCGCAAGAAGGCCATACTTACAATAGATCGAAGCACGACGGCCGGATTCCCGCGTATCTGCTGGGCTGACCTGCCCGACCTCAACGCCTATGGTGCCCTTGCTGCAGGGGATGCGACCATCATGGAGGAAGATACAAGCATGCCGCGGTCGGCTCAATCTGCTGCTGAAACGCTCCAGGAAGCGAAGGATGAGCTGATGGCACGACTTCAAGAGTCATCTCAGATTGGGGGCGACGGCGATCAGGACTATGACACCGGCGATGCAGGAACAGTTGGCGACGACGATTCACGTAGCCTTGAGGCTGTGGCAGATGGAagcatggaagaagaagaggaagaagatgatgaggatgatgacgattaTCGAGGCCGCCCAGGTGATCAACAACGTGGTCTATTGACGGACATCCCTCTTGTCCTGGGTCCCGCAGAGATAGAGGCGCTTCCGATGATTATTCAGGCTGGTATAGTCGACAGCTTCGGATtgaagggaggagagagaactGGCTCAAGGAATATGCAGGCCCTTAGATGCCACATTCTGCTCACTCAGGAGACAGGACGAAATCTACTTCGGGAactcttgatcttcatcgCCGCATGGGACTTACCCGACGATGAACTCTATTTCAAGATGATGGTGCAGATTATGGACGCAGTTTTAAGGAACGGCCTTATGTCTCATGCCTATTCAGACTTCGGCCAAACCAAGGACATAATCTCTCCAGCTCAGGCGGTCGTCGTAAAGATTCTCACACATATATTCAGGGCTAAATACTCCCCCGCTTCTGTCACAGGATCAACGCAAGCCAACACAACGAAGAACCCAGCACCGCTCTCTAGGGTCGATATTCTCACAGTCCGCtacatcttcaccatcttccgCGGCAACATCATTCCAGAAACCTGCGCCTTGATCTACCTTCAAGGCCAGATCCGTGCTGGACGGGCGCTCCCTGAGGACTTCCCACTGAACCTGTGGGATATGGAACGGGTCTACGAAGGTGTCTATCAGTTCCTGGAATTTTTCGCCGTCCTTACCGAAAACAACGACTGGAAGAACCTTCTAGTCAAGTGGGAGATTGTCTACGATTTAGTTACCTTGATTAAGGAACTTGAAGCAAGCATTCCCAAGGGGCAATTGAGCCAGTTGTCACTCGGGCCCCGTAGCCCTTCGAAGGAGTCTCAACCGAACACAATTCCTGGGCCAGTTGCGGTTGAACGACCTTATGACCCGAGTGATCCGGACCCAGTTGATGGCGGTGCTCCCTCTAGAGCTGAGTCGCCCCCGATAACCGAAGACCCGTCCGAATTCGAATGGAGAAACCTCAAAAAGCTTGTCGTGCTCGTGCTCTCGTCCCTGGTGTGGAAGTGCCCAGAGGTCCAAGACCAAATCCGTCGGCATGGCGGCGTCGAGACCATCCTGTCTTGCACCAACTTTGACGCGCACAACCCCTACATCAAAGAGCATGCGGTGATGTGCTTGAAGTTCTTGTTGGAGGGTAACCGCGAAAACCAAAAGCTCGTAGAAGAGCTAGAGGCACGTGAAGTAGTAAAAGACGAGAACGGACTACTCGAGAGGAGCGGGTTCGAAGCCGTGATTGACAAGACTGGCAAACTGGCAATCCGACCCAAGGACGGGACCggagaaaagagataa
- a CDS encoding uncharacterized protein (predicted protein): MLIYGSCIGFSLLSQSWEELIPLDSPLRTTRQSWTMSFNVWTIVISTDLRIGGVTSLMFMTAPLAMAFLVYHTYLIWAGMTTNESAKWSDWKEDVADGMVFKSTKAEAYGNSPLLREYQSPQTSWPVNSDQVLVLTEGEPPRVGFVFSLDSNEIRQPNDGEAPIDHIWTPVRSMREIDNIYDLGFWDNLRHSFGLPARRKMS, encoded by the coding sequence ATGCTGATCTACGGTTCATGCATTGGCTTCTCCCTTCTGTCTCAGTCGTGGGAGGAGTTGATCCCGCTAGACTCACCGTTGCGGACAACAAGACAGAGTTGGACAATGTCTTTCAACGTATGGACTATTGTGATTTCGACAGATCTCCGTATTGGGGGCGTTACATCGTTGATGTTCATGACAGCACCGTTGGCGATGGCTTTTCTCGTATACCACACCTACCTTATCTGGGCTGGCATGACGACAAATGAGAGCGCGAAGTGGTCTGATTGGAAAGAGGATGTCGCTGATGGTATGGTATTCAAATCTACTAAGGCGGAGGCATATGGAAACTCGCCTTTGCTGCGCGAATATCAAAGCCCGCAAACATCCTGGCCGGTAAATAGTGACCAGGTGCTTGTTCTTACGGAAGGTGAGCCACCGAGAGTGGGCTTCGTATTCTCACTCGATTCCAATGAGATTAGGCAGCCCAATGATGGGGAGGCACCTATTGATCATATATGGACCCCAGTGCGCAGTATGAGGGAGATTGACAATATCTATGATCTTGGATTTTGGGATAATCTACGCCACTCCTTTGGATTACCTGCTCGGCGGAAGATGTCATAG